ACCAGTAGGGACTCACAGTCAAAGAGTGAAAATCATAAGTTACATAATTCTTGTTCTTCTAATTCCTTAGGCTATTCATCGGGCTTGGATTCTGTCATGGAAATGAATCGTGAAGACGAGTCATCAGTGCTGTCCAGGGAGCAGAATGAAAACCTGCTGACTTGGTTGTGGGAAGATGAAGACTGGGAAAAGGATTTTCAGATTGTTGATCCTGAGAAACATAATGACATGCTTTAttggtttctctcttgaaccaaATCTATGTGTTCCTTCATGACATGTATATATAGTACTAGTGTGCTCAATTAATTGGTTTTAGACCATGAAGTGTGTTAATTTGTTAATCGAAAAGGTTGGGTACGTAAACACAATATTCACTGAGTCAAAAATAATAAACGAAAGAAAAGTAATTTGATAAGATTTATTTCTGGACGAATTCAAGTCACCTAACTTTATGACATTGAACTTAAACACTATTACCCTTAAATTCATAATTCATGTGGATGAGAGCAAGGAACTACTGTTTTGAGAGACGTTCCAGCCGATCACTCCCAGATCGATTGTATTGTTTCCTCACCTGATTAAACATAACTTCCGACTTATAACTCAAACTTCACAATTCAATTAATGTGAATCAAAGCTTGGAGACTACGATTCCGGGAGACGCTCTAGCCGATCACCCCTCATATTGATTATGTTGTCTCCTCACCCGATCAATTACAAGGACGTACGATCAATCTCGATCAGTCAACCCATGTAATATGGACCAGCAACAAAGACAAATTAAGATACGAAACTCGAGAATTTACTAAGCACTCATGACCGCATGTAAACCGCGAAATCTCAAACTCTATAAAgttaagagcatcttcaatgctagttcttagaggTGAGTTCttaagttaagaactaagaaccagGTTCTTAAGCATTAAAGATGATTGACGTGgagttcttatttcttaaaaataagaactagctagttcttatataagcaactttactttatgagttcttagcattaattttttttttctctcatccaaattgtTTTAATACTTTATCAGTTTTGTTTTAttgctttatgaaaataaaaaagtataaataatgctGTGTGTTTGGACtagatgaatagtgctaagaactaagaactcatggttggagcaaaatctgcaaaaaaTGTttaagagttgcttaagcacatgtagCAGTAcgagcccacatgaatagtacTAAGAATTAAGAAATATATAGGAatctagcattggagatgctctaacgcTTGGAGAACATATGATACTCATTATCTATCACATATCTCAAGTTCCTTAAACTCACATTCAAACTTGAGCATCAGAGTGTCATCGTAAGGACCCCTCCCAGACACGACAAACAACAAAGCACTGCGAAGATCATCATCTTGCCGCCCTTCCTCATCGGAGTTTCGTCTTCCCTCATTAATCAACATCCTTCAAGTAATTTGGTGAGATTCGTTCGACCAATTGTAATTTGCTCAGATTCGTCCGATCAAGAAAATGGAATATATATGTGGAGGAGACGTAACTATACTGTTCAATTTGTTAATACGTACATTTCATAATACATAGTATCAGTTGTCTTTAAAGTTTTTATGAATGATTTGGGTTTACTTTATAAGTTAATttcttaaaatagtttcgtaGATGAATTCCTCTTTCTAGCTTAAAAATGTAGCAACTAGCAACgcataataataattcttaAAAATGTAATAAAATAACATGGATGCATATTTTTCCATTGTAACCAAAAGGAATACATGCACGCATGGCTTAATTAAGAATCACAAATGCCACACATAAAATTAGGTAACCTTCTAACATTTTGATTTATCAACTGACTAATTTATGATGAATTCAAAGGAACTAGTAATAAATAGAAGAGAAGACCAGTTCAAAATAGAGCAACGACATACAATTGAAATGAACTGCAGCCATCAGATGTCATGAAAAAAGCATATTCTTTTACTTTTCATAGTTCAACCCAGATTCCTCGCCTTCAATATCGCCCCGCACATTCCATTACTCCCTTTTCACCCTCTCCAAACACAATTTACAGTTCTACCCCTATGTCTGCACTAAGTTAGTAagttataagttttgggattaTCATTGAAATGGACCCTTTTGGTCATTCAAACATGTCTTGTGGCATGAAACATGAAACTGGCAAAACAGTTGAAAAATAACcaaccattttttttctttctaaatatAACATCATCAACCTCACACCAATGGAGTGATGAGCTGGATCTCTCTACGTTTAACTATAATCATGTAAAgtgtaacaattttttttctcattatatAAACTTGCTTCCTTCCAACATTTTCCCCTCATTATCAATCCCATTTCTCCCCTGCTTGTTGCAGGGGGCGACAAGGATATAATCACCTTCAACAATTCCTCTGTCCCCCTCACAGCCATTAATGGAAAAAAACGCTGCCATCACCCTCACGAATAACCAACTTCAACATGATCATGTTGAGTTACCAAGACACCCTCGAAGGAAGAAGAACCGTGCCATGCACGTTATTCGCGTGGCGCTCTTCATGATGCGAGGAGGACGTTCTAGAAAACAAAGCGTGCTTCCGGTAGACGATGGATCCAAGGGCATTTGGAGGAAACTTGTGGGGTCCATGAGACCCTTGCACATCCATAGAAGCCCATCGCAAGAATCAATTTCTCATTCTTCTccacccaacaccaccaccactcttccGCCAGCTTCTCTATCGCTGTTGAAAGGTAAGTCCAAGAGCTGCATGAATTCCCCAACGGAAGAGGAGCCTTATTCACCGTCTCCGCCGAGCACACGTTATGCCTCAGCAGTTGGTCTCAATGAACTCGTGCAGAGTAGTGATGATGACTGCGAGAAACAGGAGGTGAAGGTGATTGTGGAGGATGAGGACgacgatgatgatgaggaaTATTTTGATGGGGATGAACAGATTGATGACAAGGCTGAGGAATTTATTGCTCAATTCTACCAGCAAATGAAGTTGCAGCGCTTGGATTCTACGGATCGTCGTTACAACGAGCGAAGTGAGAGATCATTAGGGGTATGATCATCATGgatattaattaattcaagtCCTCTTGTGGGAGAATTTTAATGCTTTTGTTATTTATAAAGCCTTATGTGTAAGTTTAAGGTCTTTCTTTTTATTCGTTAATGTTGGTTGACTGGGAAGGTTGAAAGGAAGAAATGCAATAGCAAAGAACATCATATATAGATTGAAGTGGGGATGGCAAAGGAAGatagatgaagaaaaaagtATTAAATTCATCTAGATTAATTGCTTGAAATTATTGTAATGTTAGGGAAATGGAATGTAGTGTGATAACTATTTGTTTCTTTTAGgggatttttatttgaaataaaacTATTGTGGGGGCAAGGAATTGTTTCATGTGTTTCTGCAATACTTCACCTTTtacttcttcatttttcttaattaattctaTCTTTACTTTGGGATGATCTTATCTGCGTTAATCATTAAATTATTTTGTTGTTCATACTTCAGAGCAACATGTCATCACAAAatatctcaaaaaaaaattccaaccaAAACATCTTTTAGATGTAGTTTCAATATGTTCTGATATGGAATAGGAGTTCTAAACTTTTCAGCTCAAACATAAGAATGGTGAGTAGTATTTGAGTGAAGTTAATTTTTCCCAACTCCATCGTGCCTTTTATAGGCCCTTGGCTTGCCCTTTAAGATATCGGGTCAGGATCTGTGGAAGATCTTTTTTATCCGTCGTCAAGGTCTGTGATCATGTAATATGATGTAACGGTAATTGTTATCATTGGTTGCTCAATAGTGATGATCGGTTACATGAAGTTTAAAGGTCTTCATTAATGTACCATCAAGCTTTACCATTAATTAAACCCCCAACTGATGGGGTTGAAGAGGTCTAAGATCATCTCAAATGCTAGTTCTTAAGCATCGGAGATGGTTGGTgtgaagttcttagttcttaaaaataagaactaattcTTATATAAACAACTTTGCTTAATGAATTATTAGcataaacaaatattttttctctctcattcttcttcttttggtaCATATAGAAATCAGTTCtcattctttttctctcttaatAACTACCATGATGGGCCATCATGGGGCTTAAAAAAGGGTTATGCGTACTTATGTCAGGTTTGGGGAGATCATAAGCCTTTTTTTATCATAAGCCTGTTTTTAGATGCTGTTAGATCATAAGCCTTTAAAACCATAAGCATTTGCTGAGCTTAAATTACATTCAGGAGGAATCACATCTCTCCAAACCCAAAAGTATGAGCGTCATTCGGCTTGAGTTAAAGGGAATCACAATATTTTCTAGATTCTACTCTCAATTTATTTTCTAGATTCAATTAGTCTTTGTTAGTACCATTTTTCTTATCACTTTTCTTAGCCTAGTGAATTCGAGAAAAGTCTCCTTTGTTATAGAGGACCTTTCCCAAGTAGAACACCATAATCCTCTTCATACCACGCAATTCCACGTGGCACAGTTAGGTACAGCCACATCAAAATATCATACACGTGTCCAGCGTATTCCAGATAGTCCCTCATTTCCATTTTCCTCTCCCACTCCTTGGTCATCAAAACCCCTTCAATCTTAGCAGTGATCACAATCCAATTTCAAATAATCAAAATCataaacccagaaagaaacaaggttcagaagaagaagatgcagTCAAGAGTACTAACAAACACAGCAACAACATGGTGCAGAGCCTTATCTTCAACCACCAATCGCTTCACTCTCAGCAGAGGATTTTCCGCCGCCAATCGCAGCCGAACCGCTGACCCTGCAATCCATTCCGGTGAACTAGAATCTGGCCCAGATGTTAACAAAGAAACTGCCAGAGTAAGTAGCACTGTAGCAGTCATAACTCATAACACTGACATCAAATCATAGCTTTTGAATTGTAGTTGAAACGGAAAAACAGGGTACGTAATGCTATGAGAATTGCAGGGTACAACAAGTACGAATGATGATGGCACGAATGTTAAATTCGTCGAAACAGAGCACATGCCCAGTAAAGAAGACACTCTAAAATCTCCACTTGATGCATCCCAGAAACTGAAGAGCGAAGGGGTGAACCAGAGATTGGACCCGAGCATGCAACAGAAGAGGAAGAATGGATCCAAAGTTCTGGAAGAGGTGAGCTGTGCTGGTTTGGATGGAAGTCCGTGGCCGGAGGGTGAAGAGAATATCAGAGAGGAACAGAACAAGGACGCCAAGGAATACTTTCGGCATCACAAAGCGTCGCCGTTGTCGGAGCTGGAGTTTGTGGATTCACGAAAGCCTGTTTCTCGTGTCAAGGATGGGACGGTGGATTCTGGAAGAGGTGTGGAGGTGATTGGGTGGCTGCCGGAGCAGCAGGACACGGCGGAGGATTCGCTGATGAGGGCTGCTGAGATATGGCGGCGAAATGCTATGCGTGGTGACCCTGACGCGCCTCATTCCAGGGTTCTTAGAGCTCTTCGTGGCGAGGAATTTTGAGAATCATCAATCTCTCTTCTAATTACTCTCTCTTATGTATAGTGGCGGACcttaaggtagcgtttggtgacggaGCGGAACGAGACATaacagaacggaacgggacagaacaTGATGGAACAGAACAATAATGTtatgtgtgttgtgtttggtaactctgAATCAATAGAACataaccatgattttaattacatatataaccctgcatgtttaatatttgattgatgaaaataaattgaacttaattgaacattttgcatagaaaccgtttgttattgcttacttcatgaaataattatttatttctttaaaataatcactcatatattgtttaagttgtttcagtatgctactgaaaaaagcagaaacctaATTATTTATCTAAGCTATTTTAATTGTGtttgtttagattaaaaaatatttatttttactataatttttttatagagattttgagaaaagcataagttgattcgtgtttgactactaattaaaatcattttttttcatctcctctcatctatcatcatagattttcattataagttaaagtaactgtttcaaataatcagTTTTTAGCTTCAGCTGAAACGAAcacaaaaagtttttttttaaagtgattttttgattaaaaattgatttctccaaaataagttgaatcaaactcACTCTAATTAAAtcatttatcattgcttacaaaaaatgattttgcttttgaaaaaataattgattttatttttaattaagttgattcgtgtttgactactctaattaaaatcactttttttatctcctctcatctatcatcatagattttcatgataagctaaagtaactgtttcaaataatttgttttcaacttcagctgaaacaaacacaaaaagtgatattgtgatttaaaaagtaattttttaattttaaaagtgatttttttattaaaaagtgattttatttttcaaaataagttgaatcaaacgcactctaattggctcgtttatcattgcttacaaaaagtgatttcacttttgaaaaaataattgattttattttaagtgattttttgaaaaagtagattttcatttaactttgtttacaaatataataagtgctttcaattttagaagTGATTTCAAACTGTTTAGatgcataaaatttcaaatataaattaggggtatttttgaacttgcaaaagttttagGAGGTGTTCCCttccgttcccttccgttccacccttttccagggaaccaaagtgtcccgttcctggaaccttttgtcccgttccgttccatcttaaaaacatgacaaacacagaacggaacTCATGTGTCCCGTTCTgttcccttcccacctgtctaccaaacgctacctaaggTTGACACAGGGGAGCTGTAGCTCCCTTAGAGATTTGGCAAAAAGTATTTTAGTATATAGGATATATATTATACTATGTAAAATCACATATATAATACCTAACAAGTGTCAGTTGCAGTGGTAAAAAgttattgtttaaattatatGTTGAGTGTTTGATTCTTAGGAGCCCCActtttgaaaatatatttaaccttCACCACACACGGGTTTTGTGAGAGCAATTTAATacacaagaaaaaaatataaaacttatGTCAAACAGtaccaatttttttaacttggGCTTTGATTATGCTACTTTATGTAAGAAAATTTAGTTATTTCATTATGCTTAGCAACATTTTAtgtgattttgattttagtagataatatcatatatcaatatataaattaaaacactttATATGATTCtctatgaaatatttttttcattgttaacaaaatatttcaaaatttatatatttaaatttatttgagcTCCCCCATAAATCTTGTTGAAGTTCTGCCACTGCTTATGAAGTAATCTTTCTTTGTACATATATAAACTAAGATCATGTGTATGATTTACTCTATAGTGTCTGAATCTGAAGGTGTACGTCCTAACTCTGAATATATAATACTATCTCAAtgtattaattttatattttgtttatGCGATTCTAAGATCTAAATATCATACTTGTATAATCACAAGGGGTGACATAAGTGGTGAATGCGCATTTTCTTAAGGAATTTCGGCTAAATTTCTCGCCCGAGTTCGATCCCTCTGAGGTTAAAAATAATACGTTTATGGTCAAAGACATCACTATCATATCCTGAGTCAGATTATTCACATGAGTCTCGTGGA
This is a stretch of genomic DNA from Lotus japonicus ecotype B-129 chromosome 1, LjGifu_v1.2. It encodes these proteins:
- the LOC130731067 gene encoding uncharacterized protein LOC130731067 → MEKNAAITLTNNQLQHDHVELPRHPRRKKNRAMHVIRVALFMMRGGRSRKQSVLPVDDGSKGIWRKLVGSMRPLHIHRSPSQESISHSSPPNTTTTLPPASLSLLKGKSKSCMNSPTEEEPYSPSPPSTRYASAVGLNELVQSSDDDCEKQEVKVIVEDEDDDDDEEYFDGDEQIDDKAEEFIAQFYQQMKLQRLDSTDRRYNERSERSLGV
- the LOC130731066 gene encoding uncharacterized protein LOC130731066; its protein translation is MQSRVLTNTATTWCRALSSTTNRFTLSRGFSAANRSRTADPAIHSGELESGPDVNKETARGTTSTNDDGTNVKFVETEHMPSKEDTLKSPLDASQKLKSEGVNQRLDPSMQQKRKNGSKVLEEVSCAGLDGSPWPEGEENIREEQNKDAKEYFRHHKASPLSELEFVDSRKPVSRVKDGTVDSGRGVEVIGWLPEQQDTAEDSLMRAAEIWRRNAMRGDPDAPHSRVLRALRGEEF